From one Streptomyces sp. N50 genomic stretch:
- a CDS encoding ricin-type beta-trefoil lectin domain protein, translated as MFRTPILRALAMAAAAVTLLLVTRPAPVDSLQAAPVASTTRQIAVPTAPMGWASWNSFAAKIDYSVIKAQVDAFVAAGLPAAGYKYINIDEGWWQGTRDSAGNITVDTSEWPGGMSAIADYIHSKGLKAGIYTDAGANGCGYYYPTGRPAAANTGSEGHYDQDMLQFSQWGFDFVKVDWCGGDAEGLDAATAYKAISASVTKATAGTGRALTLSICNWGYQNPWNWAPGLAPMYRTSTDIIYYGNSPSTTNMLSNFDQGLHPAAQHTGYYNDPDMLMVGMSGLTAAQNRTHMALWAISGAPLLAGNDLTALTTETTGILTNPEVVAVDQDARGLQGIKVAEDTTGLQVYGKVLSGLGNRAVTLLNRTSSAQNITVRWSDLGLTTASATVRDLWSRANIGSYGTSYTASVPAGGSVFLKISGGTEAASTNYTATSTGKYTGVSAASTGLNVVDVTYTNTGSTAVSGTLQVNGQTATTVSFPPTGSSAGTISVQADLSKGSANTLTLTGSSLPTLGAVNVQPIPGTNGNLVVGTQSGRCADIYNNTITNGTQAEIWDCNGGQNQAWTYTSRKELVVYGNKCLDAYNNGTTNGTKVVIWDCNGQNNQKWTANSDGTLTNVNAGLCLDASGAATANGTQLILYTCGTATNQKWTLT; from the coding sequence ATGTTCCGCACCCCCATCCTGCGCGCCTTAGCGATGGCCGCAGCGGCAGTCACCCTTCTTCTCGTCACCAGACCCGCTCCCGTGGACTCCCTTCAGGCCGCTCCCGTCGCCTCGACGACCCGTCAGATCGCGGTCCCCACCGCCCCGATGGGCTGGGCCTCCTGGAACAGCTTCGCCGCGAAGATCGACTACAGCGTCATCAAGGCGCAGGTCGACGCGTTCGTCGCCGCGGGCCTCCCGGCGGCCGGCTACAAGTACATCAACATCGACGAGGGCTGGTGGCAGGGCACCCGCGACAGCGCGGGCAACATCACCGTCGACACCAGCGAGTGGCCCGGCGGGATGAGCGCCATCGCCGACTACATCCACAGCAAGGGCCTCAAGGCCGGCATCTACACCGACGCCGGCGCGAACGGCTGCGGCTACTACTACCCGACGGGCCGCCCCGCCGCCGCGAACACCGGCAGCGAGGGTCACTACGACCAGGACATGCTCCAGTTCTCGCAGTGGGGCTTCGACTTCGTGAAGGTCGACTGGTGCGGCGGCGACGCCGAGGGCCTCGACGCGGCGACGGCATACAAGGCGATCAGCGCCTCGGTCACCAAGGCCACCGCCGGCACCGGCCGCGCGCTGACCCTCTCGATCTGCAACTGGGGTTACCAGAACCCCTGGAACTGGGCCCCGGGCCTGGCCCCCATGTACCGGACGAGCACGGACATCATCTACTACGGCAACTCGCCGTCGACGACGAACATGCTGTCCAACTTCGACCAGGGCCTGCACCCGGCCGCCCAGCACACCGGCTACTACAACGACCCCGACATGCTGATGGTCGGCATGTCCGGCCTCACCGCAGCCCAGAACCGCACCCACATGGCGCTCTGGGCGATCTCCGGCGCACCGCTCCTCGCCGGGAACGACCTGACGGCCCTCACCACCGAGACCACCGGCATCCTCACCAACCCCGAGGTCGTCGCGGTCGACCAGGACGCGCGCGGCCTCCAGGGCATCAAGGTCGCCGAGGACACGACCGGACTCCAGGTCTACGGCAAGGTCCTGTCGGGGCTCGGCAACCGCGCGGTCACCCTCCTCAACCGCACCTCCTCCGCCCAGAACATCACCGTCCGCTGGTCGGACCTCGGCCTGACCACCGCCTCCGCCACCGTCCGCGACCTGTGGTCCCGCGCCAACATCGGTTCCTACGGCACGAGTTACACGGCCAGCGTCCCGGCCGGCGGCTCCGTGTTCCTGAAGATCAGCGGCGGCACCGAGGCGGCCAGCACCAACTACACCGCCACCTCCACCGGCAAGTACACCGGCGTCAGCGCGGCCAGCACAGGCCTGAACGTCGTCGACGTCACCTACACCAACACCGGCTCGACGGCCGTCTCCGGCACCCTCCAGGTCAACGGCCAGACCGCGACGACGGTCTCCTTCCCGCCGACCGGCTCCAGCGCGGGCACGATCTCGGTACAGGCCGACCTGTCCAAGGGATCGGCCAACACCCTCACGCTGACGGGCAGTTCACTCCCGACCCTGGGCGCGGTCAACGTCCAGCCGATCCCGGGCACCAACGGCAACCTGGTCGTCGGCACCCAGTCCGGCCGCTGCGCCGACATCTACAACAACACCATCACCAACGGCACCCAGGCCGAGATCTGGGACTGCAACGGCGGCCAGAACCAGGCCTGGACGTACACCTCCCGCAAGGAACTCGTGGTCTACGGCAACAAGTGCCTGGACGCCTACAACAACGGCACCACCAACGGCACGAAGGTCGTCATCTGGGACTGCAACGGCCAGAACAACCAGAAGTGGACCGCCAACTCCGACGGCACCCTCACCAACGTCAACGCGGGTCTGTGCCTGGACGCGTCCGGCGCCGCCACGGCCAACGGGACCCAGCTGATCCTGTACACCTGCGGTACGGCGACCAACCAGAAGTGGACGCTGACGTAG
- the ctaD gene encoding cytochrome c oxidase subunit I: MRDLKSIKWLTTTDHKTIGTLYLVTAFGFFCVGGVMALLMRAELARPGLQIMSNEQFNQAFTMHGTIMLLMFATPLFAGFANWIMPLQIGAPDVAFPRLNMFAYWLYLFGSTIAVGGFLTPQGAADFGWFAYSPLSDAVRSPGIGADMWIMGLAFSGFGTILGAVNFITTIICMRAPGMTMFRMPIFVWNVLLTAVLVLLAFPVLAAALFALEADRKFGAHVFDAANGGALLWQHLFWFFGHPEVYIIALPFFGIISEVIPVFSRKPMFGYMGLVAATISIAGLSVTVWAHHMYVTGGVLLPFFSFMTFLIAVPTGVKFFNWIGTMWKGSLSFETPMLWATGFLITFVFGGLTGVMLAAPPIDFSTSDSYFVVAHFHYVVFGTVVFAMFSGFHFWWPKMTGKMLDERLGKLTFWTLFIGFHGTFLVQHWLGVNGMQRRIPDYLAVEGLTTLNTVSTIFSFLLGLSLLPFFYNVWKTAKYGKKVESDDPWGYGRSLEWATSCPPPRHNFISLPRIRSESPAFDLHHADIPALEQELTPR, encoded by the coding sequence GTGAGAGACCTCAAGAGCATCAAGTGGCTGACGACCACGGACCACAAGACGATCGGCACGCTGTACCTGGTCACGGCGTTCGGGTTCTTCTGCGTAGGCGGCGTGATGGCGCTCCTCATGCGCGCCGAACTCGCCAGACCCGGCCTGCAGATCATGTCCAACGAGCAGTTCAACCAGGCGTTCACGATGCACGGCACGATCATGCTGCTGATGTTCGCGACACCCCTGTTCGCGGGCTTCGCCAACTGGATCATGCCGCTGCAGATCGGCGCCCCGGACGTCGCCTTCCCCCGCCTCAACATGTTCGCCTACTGGCTGTATCTCTTCGGCTCGACCATCGCGGTGGGCGGCTTCCTCACTCCCCAAGGCGCGGCGGACTTCGGCTGGTTCGCGTACAGCCCGCTGTCGGACGCGGTCCGTTCGCCGGGTATCGGCGCCGACATGTGGATCATGGGTCTGGCCTTCTCCGGCTTCGGCACGATCCTCGGCGCGGTCAACTTCATCACCACGATCATCTGCATGCGCGCACCGGGCATGACGATGTTCCGCATGCCGATCTTCGTGTGGAACGTGCTGCTGACCGCCGTACTGGTCCTGCTGGCCTTCCCCGTTCTCGCCGCCGCGCTGTTCGCGCTGGAGGCGGATCGGAAGTTCGGGGCACATGTCTTCGACGCGGCCAACGGCGGTGCGTTGCTGTGGCAGCACCTCTTCTGGTTCTTCGGCCATCCAGAGGTGTACATCATCGCGCTGCCGTTCTTCGGCATCATCTCCGAGGTCATCCCGGTCTTCTCCCGCAAGCCGATGTTCGGCTACATGGGACTGGTCGCGGCCACGATCTCCATCGCCGGTCTGTCCGTGACCGTGTGGGCCCACCACATGTACGTCACCGGCGGAGTCCTGCTCCCGTTCTTCTCCTTCATGACGTTCCTCATCGCCGTACCGACCGGCGTGAAGTTCTTCAACTGGATCGGAACGATGTGGAAGGGGTCCCTGTCCTTCGAGACCCCGATGCTCTGGGCCACCGGCTTCCTGATCACCTTCGTGTTCGGCGGCCTGACCGGCGTCATGCTCGCGGCCCCGCCCATCGACTTCTCGACCTCCGACTCGTACTTCGTCGTCGCCCACTTCCACTACGTGGTCTTCGGCACGGTCGTGTTCGCGATGTTCTCCGGCTTCCACTTCTGGTGGCCGAAGATGACCGGCAAGATGCTCGACGAGCGCCTCGGCAAACTCACCTTCTGGACGCTGTTCATCGGCTTCCACGGCACGTTCCTGGTCCAGCACTGGCTGGGCGTGAACGGGATGCAGCGCCGGATTCCCGACTACCTGGCGGTGGAGGGCCTGACGACGCTCAACACGGTGTCGACGATCTTCTCGTTCCTGCTGGGCCTGTCGTTGCTGCCGTTCTTCTACAACGTCTGGAAGACGGCCAAGTACGGCAAGAAGGTCGAGTCCGACGACCCATGGGGCTACGGCCGTTCGCTGGAGTGGGCCACGTCCTGCCCGCCGCCGCGCCACAACTTCATCTCGCTCCCCCGCATCCGCAGCGAGTCCCCGGCGTTCGACCTCCACCACGCCGATATCCCTGCATTGGAGCAGGAGTTGACGCCCCGGTGA
- a CDS encoding RNA polymerase sigma factor: MSNDENFAAAYREHYWAVSRYVARRLDGRSGEVEEVVAEVFTVAWRRRADLPPAPLPWLYGVARNCLANAVRGFGRRRRLVERLGNDESAHGRQVVASPDADAPGGWVHEALARLSSADQEVLRLTAWEELGVDEVAVVLGCGSRAAAMRLHRARRRLRAEIERLSALAGGVA, from the coding sequence ATGAGCAACGACGAGAACTTCGCCGCTGCCTATCGCGAGCACTACTGGGCGGTCAGCCGCTATGTTGCGCGGCGACTGGACGGGCGGAGCGGTGAGGTCGAGGAAGTGGTGGCGGAGGTCTTCACCGTCGCCTGGCGCCGCCGTGCGGATCTGCCCCCGGCGCCGCTGCCCTGGCTGTACGGCGTGGCCCGTAACTGCCTGGCCAACGCGGTGCGGGGGTTTGGGCGGCGGCGTCGGCTCGTCGAGCGGCTGGGCAATGACGAGAGTGCGCATGGGCGCCAGGTCGTGGCCAGCCCGGATGCGGATGCTCCCGGCGGGTGGGTGCACGAGGCGTTGGCGCGATTGTCTTCCGCCGATCAGGAGGTGCTGCGGTTGACGGCGTGGGAGGAACTGGGGGTGGACGAGGTTGCCGTCGTCCTCGGGTGTGGGTCGCGGGCGGCGGCGATGCGGTTGCACCGGGCGCGGCGGAGGTTGCGAGCGGAGATAGAGCGGCTGAGCGCGTTGGCCGGAGGAGTGGCGTGA
- a CDS encoding CU044_5270 family protein — MADELELLRSANPFTADGPVYGDGPLDHHASRRLNRLLHERRRRLCWSLAAVTAVAATVLTLVLGGPSGTPAVAAPRPLVVQAHSTPVSLKQLAALAAAVAVDGTPALRKGTHVQTWSLGMSDDKPPVTVPEERIVRWNADASHTERVVEDGHVLKETTYPPSWSDVPPDARPPHDVPGLRAYLQEAAYSKTPLTTPELLGAVGELLDRWTLGARESAALARLLAGADGLRPVGEVTDRLGRHGQAYVYQRSATRLMLIMDPATGAVLGMESTFTKDQPEYGVKAGDVMDYSAWTR; from the coding sequence ATGGCTGATGAGCTTGAACTCCTGCGTAGCGCCAACCCGTTCACGGCCGATGGCCCCGTCTACGGCGACGGGCCGCTGGACCACCACGCCTCGCGTCGGCTCAACCGGCTGTTGCACGAACGGCGTCGTCGGCTGTGCTGGAGCCTCGCGGCCGTAACTGCCGTCGCCGCGACCGTACTCACCCTCGTGCTGGGCGGGCCGAGCGGTACCCCGGCGGTGGCGGCTCCCCGCCCCCTGGTGGTGCAGGCGCACTCCACGCCCGTATCCCTGAAGCAGCTTGCCGCCCTTGCTGCGGCGGTCGCGGTCGACGGAACTCCCGCTCTGCGCAAGGGAACCCACGTGCAGACATGGAGCCTCGGCATGTCCGACGACAAACCGCCGGTCACCGTCCCGGAGGAACGCATCGTGCGCTGGAACGCGGACGCCAGTCACACGGAGCGTGTCGTCGAGGACGGGCATGTCCTCAAGGAGACGACGTATCCGCCGAGTTGGAGCGATGTCCCGCCCGATGCCCGGCCTCCGCACGACGTGCCGGGGCTGCGGGCGTACCTCCAGGAAGCGGCGTACAGCAAGACGCCGTTGACCACCCCCGAACTCCTTGGCGCCGTGGGGGAGTTGCTGGACCGCTGGACGCTCGGGGCGCGTGAGTCGGCCGCGTTGGCGCGGCTGCTCGCGGGGGCGGACGGGCTGCGGCCGGTGGGGGAGGTGACCGACCGGCTCGGGCGGCACGGGCAGGCGTACGTCTATCAGCGGTCCGCCACCCGGCTGATGCTGATCATGGACCCGGCCACCGGCGCCGTCCTCGGAATGGAGAGCACCTTCACGAAGGACCAGCCCGAGTACGGCGTCAAGGCCGGGGACGTCATGGACTACAGCGCGTGGACCCGCTGA
- a CDS encoding bifunctional 5,10-methylenetetrahydrofolate dehydrogenase/5,10-methenyltetrahydrofolate cyclohydrolase: MSQARLMDGTALARRIVEDTAKKAADLTQRTGTAPCLATVLVGADPASVTYVRMKQNRSRKAGIESRHVELPATTTTAELVGTLDELSADPTVHGILLQHPMGQHIDERAAFEAIAAEKDVDGVTFASFASMSFGLPGFVSCTPGGIMRLLDEYDVDPSGKRAAVVGRSAILGKPAGMLLLARDATVTYCHSRTQDLSAVVREADIVVAAVGRPRLIRGADIKPGAVVLDAGYNAGNVGDVDFESAAERASLITPVPGGVGPMTIATLLEQTVTAAARQLGV; this comes from the coding sequence ATGTCTCAGGCACGGCTCATGGACGGCACCGCGCTCGCCCGGCGCATCGTCGAGGACACCGCGAAGAAGGCCGCCGACCTCACGCAGCGCACCGGTACGGCGCCCTGTCTCGCGACGGTCCTGGTCGGCGCGGACCCGGCCTCCGTCACGTACGTCCGGATGAAGCAGAACCGCAGCCGCAAGGCCGGCATCGAGTCCCGGCACGTCGAACTGCCGGCCACCACGACCACCGCCGAACTGGTCGGCACCCTCGACGAACTCTCCGCCGACCCCACCGTGCACGGCATCCTGCTCCAGCACCCGATGGGCCAACACATCGACGAGCGGGCCGCGTTCGAGGCGATCGCGGCGGAGAAGGACGTGGACGGCGTCACCTTCGCGTCGTTCGCGTCGATGAGCTTCGGCCTGCCGGGCTTCGTGTCCTGCACGCCCGGCGGAATCATGCGGCTGCTCGACGAGTACGACGTCGACCCGTCCGGCAAGCGGGCCGCCGTCGTCGGCCGCAGCGCGATCCTCGGCAAGCCGGCCGGCATGCTGCTCCTGGCCCGCGACGCGACGGTCACCTACTGCCACTCCCGCACCCAGGACCTGTCCGCGGTGGTCCGCGAGGCGGACATCGTCGTCGCCGCCGTCGGCCGCCCCCGGCTGATCCGCGGCGCGGACATCAAGCCCGGCGCGGTCGTGCTCGACGCCGGTTACAACGCGGGCAACGTCGGCGACGTCGACTTCGAATCCGCCGCCGAACGCGCCTCGTTGATCACGCCGGTGCCGGGCGGCGTCGGCCCGATGACGATCGCCACGCTCCTGGAACAGACCGTGACGGCCGCCGCCCGGCAGCTCGGGGTGTGA
- a CDS encoding MarR family winged helix-turn-helix transcriptional regulator, whose translation MEDSVDRHVAVWAKELAWLDPVKEAIFFRLAILARHAGRTRRDMLDSDGLKQWQYKVLLMLRRLGPPYETSPSHLAELLGLTRGALSARLATVEEAGLIVRTHETGDRRRVRVRLTDAGYAVFEQHVAAEEEGELALLAALTPAERLTLADLLRKLVLAAES comes from the coding sequence ATGGAGGACTCGGTCGACCGGCACGTGGCGGTCTGGGCTAAGGAACTCGCCTGGCTGGATCCGGTGAAGGAGGCGATCTTCTTCCGGCTGGCGATCCTCGCGCGGCACGCCGGCCGGACGCGACGGGACATGCTCGACTCCGACGGCCTCAAGCAGTGGCAGTACAAGGTGCTGCTCATGCTGCGCAGGCTCGGCCCGCCGTACGAGACGAGCCCCTCGCACCTCGCCGAACTGCTCGGGCTGACCCGTGGCGCGCTCTCCGCGCGGCTGGCGACCGTCGAGGAGGCGGGGCTGATCGTGCGCACCCATGAGACGGGGGACCGGCGGCGGGTGCGGGTGCGGCTCACCGACGCCGGATACGCGGTGTTCGAGCAGCACGTGGCGGCGGAGGAAGAGGGCGAGCTCGCGCTGCTCGCAGCACTGACCCCAGCAGAGCGGCTGACGCTCGCAGACCTGCTGCGGAAACTGGTGCTCGCCGCCGAGTCGTAG
- a CDS encoding nuclear transport factor 2 family protein yields MGTAARPGFDSEALRRGIEEHTAATLLSLYADDAEIHVVDHQTQPSHPKVLHGRDEIGAMLADVYSRDMTHKLEECVVQGDRVAYSESCQYPDGARVLAESMLLLEDGKITRQTMIQAWDG; encoded by the coding sequence ACGCCCCGGCTTCGACTCCGAAGCCCTGCGCCGGGGCATCGAAGAACACACAGCGGCGACACTTCTGTCGCTCTACGCGGACGACGCCGAGATCCACGTCGTCGACCACCAGACCCAGCCCAGCCACCCCAAGGTCCTGCACGGCCGGGACGAGATCGGCGCGATGCTCGCCGACGTCTACAGCCGCGACATGACGCACAAGCTGGAGGAGTGCGTCGTACAAGGGGACCGGGTCGCCTACAGCGAGTCGTGTCAGTACCCGGACGGGGCCCGTGTCCTCGCCGAGTCGATGCTCCTGCTGGAGGACGGCAAGATCACCCGGCAGACCATGATCCAGGCATGGGACGGCTAA